The sequence GGCCACGGCGGCGGGCCAGCGTCGGCGCCAGCAGCGAAGCCAGCACCGAGCCCACGAACAGCGGCAGAAAGATGCTGCCATACTGATTGCTCGAAAGCCCGTAGCCGTCGGCGGCGGTGAGAATCGTCGCCGCCGCCGGGACGCTGACCAGGGCAAGGCCCTGGGCCAAGCCACCGCCATAGATGACGGCAATCTCAGTGGCCCGCGCCACCGCCACCCTCCCGCGTGATGCCTTCCAGAGCCGCACGGGCGGCCTTAACGCCAGACTCCGCTATGGCCAAGACCTTGTGCTCCCTAGCTTTGCCAGCCGCCGGTCCCACCGCACAGGCAGGAGCGCGGGCGCCATTACGGCAATGCCTCTTATTTCCATCAAAAGGGTAAACAATGACGGCGGCCGCACCAAGCGAATTGATGCAGGGGTCGTGTGAAAGAAAGTTGGCGCCTGGCCGTTCGGCTGCTGCCCCGGGGTGTCCGTATCATGGGCGCTGCGCGCCGCGCTGGTTGGTGTAGATGGCAAACAGTGTGTGCGAGGCGCAGATAAACAGGCGGCTGCGGCAGCGACCACCAAAGGCCAGGTTCGAGACGGTGAACGGCACCTTGATCTTGCCGAGAAGCGCGCCCGACGGATCGATGCAGTGAACACCGTCGCCGGCGCTGCTCCAGACGTGGCCATCCTCGTCGCAGCGGATGCCGTCGGCGTTACCGGGGCGCACTGTGTGGAACACCCGCCCACCGCGGATGTCGTCGCCGGCCTCATCGACATCGAGCACCCGGATGTGCCGCACCGGGGCCTCCGCGAACTGCAGGCCGGTCTCGACGATGTAAAGGCGTCGCTCGTCGGCAGAAAAGCACAACCCGTTCGGACCTTCGAAATCGTCGCTCACCACGCTCAAGGCGCCGTTGCGGGGGTCGAGCCGATAAACCCGGGCCGGCAGCTCCTGGTCCTGTTTGCCGCCCTCGTAGTCGGTCTGGATGCCGTAGGGCGGATCGGAGAACCAGATCGTCCCGTCGGATTTCACCACGACGTCGTTGGGGGAGTTCAGGCGTTTGCCGTCGAAGCATTCGGCGAGAACCGTGACGCTGCCATCGTACTCGCTGCGTAAAACACAGCGTTTCTGATGGGAGCAGGTGATGAGACGGCCCTCGCGGTCCCGCGTCTGGCCGTTGGGAAATCCGGCGGGCTGGCGGAAGACGGTCACGCCGCCGCGCTCCGTCCAGCCCAGAATTCGATCGTTCGGGATATCGCTCACCAGCAGGCACCCCATGTCGGCGAACCACACCGGACCTTCCAGCCAGCGGCAGCCGTCGGCGAGCTTTTCCAGCGGCGCATTCGGCAAAACGAAGCGACGAAAGCGCGAATCGATGATCTCGAAACTATCCATTGGGGGGACTCGGTCTTCGTTGCCAGAATCAGGTGAAACAAGGTCAGGTGAAGGCGCCCGGGCGGGCAGCGATCCACGCCGCGCCGTTGAGCTGGACGACCATCAGCACGGCCGGCGCGTCGCCGACGGTGCCCGAGCGATGTCCCTCGCGCCCGGTGCCGTCGGGTCTGGCGTTTTGATCGCCACCGAAGGAGATCTCGCCGGGACCCATCTCCACGCGCGTCCCATCGGTGGTCTCGACGAACCACGACCCCGACAGGGGCACGATCCACTGCGGCTTGGGATTGCCGTGCCAATCGCCGATCCAGCCGGTCGGCAACGTGGCGATCAGAACGGTGGCTTCGGCGCTGACGAGTTCGTCGTTCCACTGCGGTGCCGCGCGGCCACCCATGCTCTGCAGGTGGAATGCCGACAGCGCGCAGCGGGTCTGATGGGTGACGCCGTCGTCGTCGGTCCAAACGTGCCAATAGGGCACCTTTGGTGCCGCGGATCGCGGCGCTTGCGGTTCATCTTCGCTGGTGATCGGTTTGATCTCGGGGGAATGTGCCATCGGCTCTGTCCTCTTCTGCCGGCGTCGGCTTGCCGGCACCATGACGGTACGGACGGTCGCTAGCGCGCAACCATCAGCAATAAGCCGCCAACGAGCCCGAAGTTCTTGAGAAACTCCCATGCATGCGGGTATCCCTCGCTGCTTGGCGACCAGAATCGCGGGTACTTCCAGAAGTTGTGATAGAGAATTGCCGTAACCACGCAGTACCCGGCGAGAACAATGCCGGCGATCCGATCCTGCCAGCCGCAGATGATCAGGACGGGGGTGATAAACTCGAGCAGCATTGCCAGCACGAGCAGCAGCGGGCCGCCCGGCAGAAAACTCGACGTTGCCTGTTTGAGCGCGCTTTCCCAGTTGAAGATTTTATCGAGGCCGCTGAACGGAAAAATGACGACCAGGCAGACTCTGGCGATCTGCGGCAGCGCATCGTCGGCCAACCATTCCATATGCC is a genomic window of Rhodospirillales bacterium containing:
- a CDS encoding DoxX family protein; amino-acid sequence: MEWLADDALPQIARVCLVVIFPFSGLDKIFNWESALKQATSSFLPGGPLLLVLAMLLEFITPVLIICGWQDRIAGIVLAGYCVVTAILYHNFWKYPRFWSPSSEGYPHAWEFLKNFGLVGGLLLMVAR
- a CDS encoding cupin domain-containing protein, with the protein product MTSEDEPQAPRSAAPKVPYWHVWTDDDGVTHQTRCALSAFHLQSMGGRAAPQWNDELVSAEATVLIATLPTGWIGDWHGNPKPQWIVPLSGSWFVETTDGTRVEMGPGEISFGGDQNARPDGTGREGHRSGTVGDAPAVLMVVQLNGAAWIAARPGAFT
- a CDS encoding SMP-30/gluconolactonase/LRE family protein gives rise to the protein MDSFEIIDSRFRRFVLPNAPLEKLADGCRWLEGPVWFADMGCLLVSDIPNDRILGWTERGGVTVFRQPAGFPNGQTRDREGRLITCSHQKRCVLRSEYDGSVTVLAECFDGKRLNSPNDVVVKSDGTIWFSDPPYGIQTDYEGGKQDQELPARVYRLDPRNGALSVVSDDFEGPNGLCFSADERRLYIVETGLQFAEAPVRHIRVLDVDEAGDDIRGGRVFHTVRPGNADGIRCDEDGHVWSSAGDGVHCIDPSGALLGKIKVPFTVSNLAFGGRCRSRLFICASHTLFAIYTNQRGAQRP